The Serinus canaria isolate serCan28SL12 chromosome 18, serCan2020, whole genome shotgun sequence region GAGCACATTTTAAGATTCCTGCGTGCCCGGGACTTCAACATTGACAAAGCAAGAGAGATCCTTTGCCAGTCACTGACGTGGCGTAAACAGCACCAGGTGGATTATATTCTGGACACCTGGAATCCTCCCCAAGTGCTCCAGGATTACTATGCAGGAGGCTGGCATCACCATGACAAAGGTATGGTTTCAGTCCAAAATATGTATTAAACAGCCTTTTTACCTTTTGAATCAAAGGTGATAGCTGTCCCTCTGTTAACTAGAGGTGGCTGGTTAGAACTTCTAGAGACATTTTAATTGATGGAATGTTTTGAGTTGAAAgggaatttaaaataatcttgttCCATCTccctccatgggcagggacaccttccactagaccaggttgctcagagccctgtccaacctggccttgaacatttcagGGGCATCCAAGGCTtctttgggcagcctgttccagtgccttgcCAGCCCTtagctgctggaggcagagtcCTGGATCAGAGTCTTTCTGACTAATACTGACATACTTAAATCTGCTTTGCCAGGAGCTTAAAAAAAGTGATTAATTGCACTTCTCTAGTGCTCTGAGATACTTAGAAGGGTGTTAGGCAACTGCTGAGTGTGCTCTTTCAGTGATTAAAAGGTGTTTGTAAATAAGTATGTCTTCGTAATCAATTTATTTCTGATGTTGCATAAGTCTGCTGATGGcataaatgaatatttatttggTATTACAATCAGCTTAATGATGAGAAGTGGAATGTTGCAAAAACATCAAATAGAGCAGGTTTGTTTAAGAAGAGAAGGAGCTTTGGCTGAATTCCCTTTGTGCTGTGAGCCACAGCCTGCCACactcccctgtccctctgctttATCGTGCACTGATCTCATTGCTAATACATACATAGAAATGAAACACGTTGGAATTTGTGCCTTGAGGCAAGCTGGGCTCTTCAGATAAGGAAATGATCTCTTACTGTGAGCGATCTGGGCTCTTGATTGAGTCTTTTCCCACCAGACACCATTGTttctgctcagcttttccttttccaagcaGCATATGAAACAGGGCAGGATGCTGTCAGCAGTGGTGGCCAGGAGACAGGGAGGACACAGCAGAAGTTTAATCACAGAGCTTGAAtggctcttccctgctgctctgggtttgACAGACCTCAAactgagaaaatggaaaatgagaaCGTGCTTGTAAAGATTGTAGGGAAAAAGACCTGTTAATAAGTTCTCCCTTTCAGCCCGTTCCTTGTCTGTCCTTTGCAAAGACTTCCTCTGTCAATTGCACACAACTGGGTCCTGCCAGTGAGCAGAAAGGTGCAGAATGCATCAAAGGCTTGTTTAATGTTCTTCTGAGAAGTTCTGCAGTCTTGTGGTGAACTTCAtgccccctcccttcccctgcagtTCCTTTGATCTCTCTTGCAGCATGCCCACAAGTAAAGCATGGCTTTGTCAATAATGGAAACACCATTTCAGAACTGAGCAGTTCTCTATAATTTAAAACTTTACAGTGGTaggttctttttttaaaccctCTTTTCTAGTATTGCTTCTTTCCTCCTACATATGTTAAATGTGCCAAACTTAAGCTGGCTGAATGCTGTGTGACTTTTAGTGCTACAGCAAGGGCAGCAGTGATAATGAAGCATGTTGTTTAGAATGAGCTATCAGTGCTAAAGAAAAGAAGTTATTATTTTGGCTTGCAATTAGCACAGATTTCTATACATCTGAATGGCTCTTATTTTGACAGGAATGCTTCAATCTAATGtctttttaaaaccacaaagcTCTAATGTAATATAAATTGTACAGTGATAACAGAGCACTGTCAGCTGAGAGTCTCCTTCATGTGTCATTTGGGTGGACCAGGGTTACTGAGCTGTTAGTTTGGGTTTGGAGGCATCTCTGtcggggggagggagggagaccTGCTATGAAGCTTAATAGCAGTTTTTGTTTAGTGTTTCAAAAGCTAAACAGTACATTCCAAGATAAGTGTGTGCCCAtgttaaaataacattttcttttattccacCTGATAAAACATAAAACACTGTGAACTTTCATGGGGGCAGTCTTTGTCAAATAAATAACTGGCCTTGACTCTGcagttttggttgtttgttggtttttttaatagtgtgTTTTTTGCAGTTTCTCTCCTTGTGTCCCAAAGGACTTAAAGATAACTTGATAAGCTCTCTTGCAGCTATTGGAGGGGAGCGAAGCTGCACAGACAACAAGACTTGAGGGAGATTTTTATGTAGAaagcttcatatttttcttctttttatattGTTTGCTAACATACTCCATTTTATTAGCTGGTGATTGTTTAGCCTGTGTATTAGAATAGATGAATGAAAGCCCAACAGAAAAGCATCACAACTttggagggaggctgggagctgttttctACAACTAAGAGCCAAAAATGCAAACTTTGATCATCAATTTCAGCCAACACAGTAATTCACCTTAATGTCTGAATATCCTACCAGTGTCAGGCTGCCCCAGTGTGCAGGCTGACTGTGGATGGGCAGGGCTCTAATGCAGAAAGTCCAGCTGAAGCTGATCTCTGGAGCAGGGTCTGTTCTCACCAGGCTAACCTGCATtagcagggctgtgtgccagtgtgcagtggcagagctgagtGTGGCTCCatccagcaggctgcagagggcAGGCTCTGGGTGAGCACTTGGTTTCATTAATTCCCAGATGTCAGGATGGCTGTTTTTCCAAAAATGTTGCTGTAAACTCTCCAGAGCACTATTGCATCACATGTGATAAAAGCCTTGGAGCCCTccttgcagctctgcagttACAGGAAAGCTTCAGTTCATTGGTGTACCTGAGCTGTCCTGGAAGCTAAGAATAGTCTGTGTCATTAATTGTGTATACCAAGGTCTGGAGTGAACTGATGTACTCCAAGTCCTTTGAACTTTCCATGAAGGTCAGGGAGCTATTTCTGAATCAGGATATGATCATTTTGCAGCTCATTTACAGCTAATCTGTTGGTGTGGCTGCACAGAGTGATGTTTATGTTGCCGTCTGCTCTTGATTCTTCCTCGTACAGGGGAGGTTTAACTGTTAAGGTTTGTTTCCATCTGAATTTTTTAGAAGAGCTCTCTCAAATGTCTCCTGCTGTGTGGTTTGTGTCTCTGTGCAGACGGGCGCCCGCTGTACGTGCTGAGGCTGGGCCAGATGGACACCAAGGGCCTGGTGCGAGCGCTGGGGGAGGAGGCCTTGCTGCGCTACGTGAGTGTCCCAAAACAACACACATTGCAGTCAGAAAGCCCCATgagaaaaatgccaatcacttgggtttgaaattttaaaagtttaatagtaataaaatggttataaaaatagtaatacaactagagtaataataatttggacagtttggattaggacaatagaaacaaagagttacaatgtccgggtacctttttctaagcctgaaaaaggacacacattaacagaggattaacccttaaaaacaacagcctgttgcatattcatacatttCATATATGATGCATAAATTCAATTCAAatacaggattctgtctggtcagtgtcagcttcttcctcttaatcctaacGGCATCGCCCTGCCCaagcgaggcaggaagaagttcatttctcttgatgagagagcaataaattctttctctgaaagattcaggtgtcctgtggcttcTATCTCagtgtgagtcctttctttagaaaaaaaaagtatcctacgtagcatagtttctattttaacattatgttataacctaaaactatatttaacacactacttaagagaattaatacagcattactttttaacataacacatataatattcatttcaatatttgcaaaaagccaatcataaaatacacatttttcacacccTGGGTGTTCTCGTAATGCTTCTCTTGGGgctgtttctcttctgctcccttctactgcagagcagtgcagcctAACTCCCAAATCTGTTTGGGGAGGAGGCACAGTGCATTGGTGCAGGCTGCCAGAAAATCAGGCCATGATAGTGTCATGGGTAACATTTCCATCAGTTTTTGGTTGGAATACCTCTGAAAGCCCCTGGAAGCTGTTCCTGGTGTGTTCTGCAGGCTGATGGAAAGGTGGAgttcctggcagctcctgtggtTACTGATGGGCATTTGCACAGATTCTTCTGCACTTGTGCAGGGCTTCAGactgcagtccctgctctggTACAGAAGGGAAAATGCCACACTCAGCATTTTGTCAAGCCTGTACTCCAGGGATTagaataatgtatttttaacaaaaaagtgCTTGCCTGTACTTCTGCCTTCTCTAAAGTCATCACTCAGACTGTTACTGTGGATCTGCTCAGTTTCCAAGCAGAAAGCTGGCAGAATTCCAGGTTTGAACTAACTTTTTTTGACTCCTAGTAATGACAGGAGCAGCCATAGTGACTGTTAAAAACAGggaatggattttatttttctctcctagTAGCATTTCCAAGCAGACACTAACTTTTGTTTGCTTGCCCTAGTTCTGTTTCAAGGTTACTTTCTGTGATTTCAAAGGGGGCTTTAATTTCTGAGTAATTAAGTGTATTTATAGTGGTTTCTAATGAGTTCTTTGGCAGGGGGGAAAGTTTATGCTGGTTTGATCCTGTAGTTTCAATTAATCTTTGGAtctaaacatattttctttatcttaTCTACTGAATTTGAAACTGTCTTTTCTAAACCCCTCTCTTTTTTGTGCAGGTTCTTTCAATAAatgaggaagggctgaggagATGTGAGGAGAATACAAAAGTATTTGGCAGGCCAATAAGGTAAAGTCTGTTCTGTGGGAATGAGCTGCTTTCATGGGATATGGGGGGAATGTCAGGCAGTGGAACAAGCAGAGGGTAGGCTGTGTCTCACATGCAGGTGCAGTCATACAGTTAATTAAGAGCCTCCCCAATTAGTGGGACTGGAGGGAATGTGCCTGGGGAAGCCTGAGGGACACACAtcacctgtcccagcagccTTGGCCTTGTGCTCATAATGGTTCTGTTGGGgctgtttctcttctgctcccttctcctgctgggtgtgtgcagagcagtgcagcctAACTCCCAGATCTGTCTGTGGGGGAGATTTTACAGGCACTGGGCATTGGTACAGGCTGCCAAAAAAATCAGGCCATGATAGTGTCATGAGTAACAGTTCTGGCAGTTTAAGGTGTGGCTTCTATGTCACTTGTTCATCCATGACTCCAAGGCTCAGTACACTCAGTTCTGGTCTGCATTCTCCATTTATTATGTGTGGCTACTCAGCTGTTGATCCAAGGTGATGTCATGAGGCTCCTGTAAAACCTGGGATCTAGTTTTCCAGGTTCTGGCATGACTTCATGTGAAGTTCAATCAAAAGTGGTTTTCTAGCCCATCTTGAAGTCATTCTAGGGGTCACTTGTGAAAGTGCTCACTGCAAAATGGATTTAAAGGCATGGAATGAAGGCAGGACCAGCCCTGAAAAGATGCCTGAAAAGATGTTTCTTGAACTCTCTCCAGTGTCCTTCCCCTAATCTGTAAGGTCCAGGGTGTGGGGTGTGCCTGCTTATCATTTCCCTGTCACAGACCTTGCTGCCCAAGCTCCCCAAGGGAGGTCAAATCCAAGGGAGAGGTCTCATGTGTTTAACAGCTGAATGGTGCTGCCTACTGCATCTTCATTTGGAGCCATAATCCTAAAGGGCTGTGTATTAAACATTTAAAGTGAAACAAAGAAGGGTTTGGTGTTTCATAGAAGCCTTATGCATAATGTAATGGCTGCTGGctggtgcagcacagctgtaaATTTTGAATTCCTGCCCAGGGCAAGACCTGAACTtggaaagaaactgaaacacatgctgcagctcagtggtTAGTATTAAGAACATATCTCTTCCTAAAGAAAAAGCTTCCTTCCCTGAGATCTGACAACAGAATTAGCTGTGACATGTATTGGCACCGTTGTGCAGTAGAAAATCTGCTCTGTGAATGTCAAATTGcttcagagcagcactgtggtCACTTAAATGATCTCCCAATAAAAGCAATGGTTTTATCTTTAGGCTGACTGTTGACAGGATCTTTTTTTGGCTTCATAGGAACTGAACTTTTCTCTGGAATCTAAAATGTCTGTAGGGGAGTGTGCAGAGTGATCACTGCACACCCCTTAAACTCCAGTGTCTACAGGCAGCACAAAGCAAGGAGGTAAAACAGAAGAAACCAAAACATGCAGAGGGTCCCCACATTTCAGGGTGTTGGGCACTTGCATAAGCAAAGAGAATTTTGATGttactgagatttttctttttgtctctctcAAATTCAGCTCTTGGACCTGTCTGGTAGATCTGGAAGGCTTGAACATGAGGCATTTATGGAGACCTGGTGTCAAGGCCTTGCTGAGAATCATCGAGGTGGTTGAAGCCAATTACCCTGAGACCTTGGGTCGTCTGCTTATCCTAAGAGCACCTCGAGTATTCCCAGTTCTCTGGACACTGGTATGTGTATAATCCAAGGTGTTCCTCAGCTCTCAGTTTGTAAAAGCACTTCAGAGATCAGGCTGCATGTAGAGCAAATATTTGCCATTTGGAAGCATGTCCTTTATGTAGGATTCCTGGAGTGGATTAAAAACCACCACCTAAGAACCTAATTACATAGTGGGTTAATTTGGCTTCTTTGAGGTGTGGCCTTTGCATAACCAAGATGGTAATGCTCAGTGTGATCAAAAGTGATTCCTTCAAAATTGACTTGAAAACAAGGTAAATGGACTTGAGAAAAACGTGAGGgcctgtcaccgacatgttttatgaaaaatcctttacttaggatttttcccctcctgagaagctgagaggcctcaggaacaaactgtaaacaattcttatctgctgctgtggaatgcaacagaggaaatctctgattggcctcctcatgctgtttgcaattaagagcctatcacagttcacctgtccagccagtctcggtctgagaagacaTTTGTTAtacattcctattctattcttagcttagcatggtagtgaaatccttctctctattcttttagtatagtttttttatattatctatcatataataataaatcaagccttctgatacatggagtcaactttgtcgtctcttccctcatcctgggacccctgtgaacaaggtAACAAGGGCCTGatgtgttctgtttttctttctttgtaggTTAGTCCATTCATTGATGacaacaccagaaaaaaattccttatttaTGCTGGAAATGACTATCAGGGTCCTGGGGGACTGCTGGATTACATCGATAAAGAAATTATCCCTGATTTCCTTGGTGGAGAGTGCATGGTATGAATATAAACTATTGCATATAGCAACTtacttgtgggttttttaattattatttttcctctcctctaaGCAAAGAAGTCTTTAAGTACAGAGTGATTGCTGGTGTAGTTTGGAGGTGGGGGCTGTGGTGTGGGATTCCAGGGTCAGTGCTGTTTTCTGGATCCACTTTAAAAAGAACAGTGCAGCGCTTCTCTTGGATGAATATTTTGATCAAATACCTTTTCAAAACAGCCAAGCACAGCTAAAAACCACAGTCTGTTCCCTGGAAAGTTCAGGCAAACATGGTAGCAGAGCTCAAAGCAAGAGCTGTCACCACCAGCTGATCCAGAGAGTCTGTGTCACCTTAAAATCTGATCCCATTAGGAGCCCAAGGAGCATGTGGCACATCTGCTAAGAGGGGTCAGCAAACAGCCCAGTCTCCCCACACAGAGCGTGCAGTTACCCCCAACAAACCAGAAAAGGGGTTTTGCTTCAGGATACTGTAAATTCTCAGTCCCTTGTGACATGCCTGTGACAATGCAGCTGTTTCCTGCCTGGACCTTGGGTGTCAGTTGCACCTGGCATTTAACATCTCACTGGTAATCTAAGGTTTGTTTCATGTGTAATGCTTTTGACTGGGTGTGTTCTCAGCCCCTGTGCACTCTCTAGATTAATCTCTGTACCATTCTTGAAAATTCATCTGTGTCAGTTCCAATAGAGTCTCAAATGATAATGAAGTACAGTTAGATGTGTTGGAGTAGAGCATGTGTTTATCTCCAGTGGGCTGGTTTTTGTTGCAGCAGTAGCTTTCAGTGTTATCTAATTTGGAGCCTAAAGCTGGCAAAATCCACTGCTTTAGTAAGCAAAAGTGAATGTTACCAGAAAGCAAATTGCTACAATACTTCCTGCTAGTTACAGGCagtctctctcttcttctttaCTTCTGGGTATTTGaacaaaaattacttctctGAGATCTTTTCAATTCTCTGTTGTAATTCAGTTACCAAACACTTCTACTTCCCCAGACACTTCTGTGGTACCTGTTGTCAACTTCATTGCTACAGGCttcttaaaacagaaatttgctTAGGGAAGTTGTGCAATCACTTCCAGTTCTGAGCTGTCAGACAGCTGTAACTTCAAAACTGTTAATTTTCCTGGCTGCAGTATATTTTTACCTGCTTGGAAACTTTTTGTATCTGCCCACTATCCATCCTTAAATTTAGCTACCACTGCTGTTTCAGGTCACTGTAGCTCTATTTTTCAGACTTAGTCACTGTTGTCACTTCCCTCAGGATTCTGAAGTGCCTCCCATCTTTCTTCAGTGTTAGGTGGTATAAATGATAATTACAGCCTTTGCATAGTCCCTTTCTGGGGTGCTAGCTGTTGTGTATGTACAAGATTTGTTCCCCTGGTCTGCAGTTCTGCAAACACCTCACCcagataatttgaaaaaaaattacctatgTAGCATGTACAAGCtataaaattactttcagaTTATTCCCTTCTCCAGAATATTGCTGAATGTTTGTAACTGAAGCTGGGAGGCAGAGAATATGATGGGATGGTCAcaggagataattttttttgtttgtttttttggttttttgttttgttttagtgtgAAGTACCAGAGGGTGGGCTGGTTCCCAAGTCCCTCTACCGGACAGCAGAAGAGTTGGAAAATGAAGACATCAAGCTTTGGACTGAAACAATCTACCAGTCTGCAAGTGTCTTCAAAGGAGCTCCACATGAGgtacagctccagctgccctttgccttcattttcatctcagccctctgctctgagctcgGTCTCTTGGCCTGGCAATGCTTTATTGCTTGTTTATTTAGTTCCTGTGCTTCCACCTTCTGGATCTGGTGCATGGTGATGCTTTAATAGTTGAAGTTTGTGATTGTTCCTCCTGTTATTTTGCCATTTAGAGAATATCACTGGTTTTCATTCTATTCAAAGCCATGTTCTTCTAAGCAAAGCAAGCAAACTTCTCAGAGGCTGCTTGAAAGCTTTTGAAAGTAAGAACAGGCACCCCCATCAGGGGGGAATTTGTATCTGCAATGCCTTTTTTTGGACTgttaaaaagcctttttaagAGTAGAAACTAAGCCCAGCAATAAAAAAGCTctgttctttgtatttttttttctgtaggagTTTGCTTTTAGTGAGCAAATTGCTGTTGTCTAATGTGTCTTTCGTGTCTCAGGTTCTCATCCAGATCGTGGACGCCTCATCGGTGATCACGTGGGATTTTGACGTGTGCAAGGGCGACATTGTTTTTAACATCTTCCATTCCAAAAGAGCCCCACAGCCTCCCAAAAAGGACTCTCTGGGAGCTCACAGCATTACATCTCCTGGTGGGAACAACGTCCAGTTGATAGACAAAGTCTGGCAGTTGGGGCGTGACTACAGCATGGTGGAGTCTCCCCTGATCTGCAAAGAAGGGGAGAGTGTGCAGgtgaggcaggcagagcccctgTGGAGGCAGATGGAGCCCAAACTGCCTGTGCTTACTCACAGCACTGGTGACTGAGTGGTGGTGACTCAGTGCTGGGCTTGCTTTTGGCCAGCattcagctgctgttccagcctgggtgctgcagggagcagggatgggatttatgtgggatctgctgggaggggaagtTGCATCAGGTCTGCTAGGGACTGAGATGGATCAGCAAGGAACATGGGGAGGAACACCTAAAATGCACATCCAGAAAGTAACAAAACATGTTTTGGGCTGTAATTCTGACAGTTATTTACTGAAGCAAATATTCTGTGTTTAAGGAATATCACGGTGCCTGTCCTCAGTAATAAGAGAAGGCTGGAAATCAAGGCTGAGCTTCTGTGTGTTTGCCCTCTAATGGGCAGTGTAAGAGCTCCTGATGGCCAAAGCTCCTGAAGGATTTATTATGCCATTTACAATGTGTCTTTAATTCCAAGTTTGATATAACTTGCAAGATGTTTATAGTCACACACTGCCACTGCTGTTCCTGTTGATTGGAAATGAGTCAAACAGCCTCTGAAAAAGCAGCTCCTTAAGTCACCAAGATGGAAATGTTAAACTGGAAATATGGGCAGTGACCTCTTAAACTGTGAGGCAGAAGCCTTGACTGCTCTTTTCACAGTCTCAAAGGACAGCtgtgaatgaaaataaattgaaaaatggatattattttaaaacagaacttGTCCTTTCAGCATATTAAATCCTAACCCCTCGACACTGTGGAATTGCTGGTGCTTCATCCCAGATTTGATAAGGATGTTGTGTGGGAGGagtctcccagcactgccatttGGCTGAGGAGCTATAAAATAATAGCATTGGGCAAAAATTCTGGGCATGTAGGCACTTCTTCTAGGCTTGGAAAAGTAAAGTCAAGCCTACAGATCTCTGTTAACCGAGTtactttttgatttttgttgtgTCTGTTTGCAGGGCTCCCATGTGACCAGGTGGCCTGGCTTCTACATTTTACAGTGGAAATTCCACAGCATGCCTGCCTGTGCTACAACCAACCTGCCTCGTGTGGATGATGTGCTGGCATCTCTACAGGTGTCCTCTCACAAGTGTAAAGTCATGTACTACACAGAAGTGATAGGATCTGAAGATTTCAGGTATGTCTGGCCAAGGGCAGCCAATTTCAAACCTTCACCTAAATGTCAGCTTCACTTAAATACAAGTAAATTGTGAGGGCCTTAAAAAGCTGCACTGAGGGCAACTAATTCATAAAAGGGATTAATTACTTGTCTGGTGGCAATATCACTGGTCACTTGGCTCTGCTTTGAGAGCCTGTTGGGCTTGGTAGGTTGTCCTGTAGAAGGAAGTGCAATTCAAATTCCAGTTgttgaatttcattttctgccagGGGAGGAACTTGACTGAAATTAAATCTCTGTCTCTTTGAACAGCGTCTGCTTTTTGAAAGAGGTGCAGTGTTGTCATTGCTTTATGTGGTGAGGCAGAAAAGCTTTTGAGTTTCTGCACCAAAGCTGTTGCTTGCTTTTTATTCAATGTGTAAACAAATACAGTATAGATACAGAGCAGAAATCAAAATCTTTGTGTGTTCTGAAACTTAaaactgctttcttctttttctttttcctctgcaggggATCTATGACCAGCCTTGAATCAAGCCACAGTGGATtctcccagctcagtgctgccaCCACCTCCTCTAGCCAGTCCCATTCCAGCTCCATGATTTCCAGGTAGTGCCACAacagctgaaaagcaaatgGATGTGATGGCTGGACCCTCGCCGTGGCAGCTGACTGCAATACAGCATATTCAACTGGCAATTgtgcaaaaaaaatccccaccccAAAAAGCCTTTTATAGATAGTAAAGTAGCTGTTTGAATTTTACACTTAGTGGTTTTGATCTTTGTTAGATCCAACAGCTTGTCTCTTAACTTTAACCCTTTTTCCTAAATCagccataaatatttttgcaagtgTGCTTGCACAAATCCTAACTCTGAACACAAGGGCTcttactgaaaaggaaaaacaaccagTGCATCAGttaagaattatttcttttttttaactgtatagatgttaaaaagggaaaaagaaaaaccctacCAAAAATGCTTCGTAGTGCATTAGAGATCAACTGCAAGTCTCCTGTCAGGACATTTCTTGCCATCCTGAGAAATCCCCTGTGATATTCCAGTGCTGCAAACTGTTCTCCTGTTGCCACTAATGATGTCCAAGACAAAGAACAGCAGTTGCTGGATACTTGACTTTGTGAGTccatttttttcaaagcatgCCCACAGAGCTGTGGCCAGGCTGTAACACTGAATATATCTTTTGTATGAGCACATTT contains the following coding sequences:
- the SEC14L1 gene encoding SEC14-like protein 1, coding for MVQKYQSPVRVYKHPFELIMAAYERRFPTCPLIPMFVASDTVNEYKSEDEAIHVIERRCKLDIDAPRLLKKIAGVDYVYFVQKNSLNRRERTLHIEAYNETFSNRVIINEHCSYTVHPDNEDWTCFEQSASLDIKSFFGFESTVEKIAMKQYTSNIKKGKEIIEYYLKQLEEEGITFVPRWTPPVACKSESSTCHPRRPVSPAINIPESATKEGLSNKEILNTSSSPSEPTAGTPDDKLDADYIKRYLGDLTPMQESCLIRLRQWLQETHKGKIPKDEHILRFLRARDFNIDKAREILCQSLTWRKQHQVDYILDTWNPPQVLQDYYAGGWHHHDKDGRPLYVLRLGQMDTKGLVRALGEEALLRYVLSINEEGLRRCEENTKVFGRPISSWTCLVDLEGLNMRHLWRPGVKALLRIIEVVEANYPETLGRLLILRAPRVFPVLWTLVSPFIDDNTRKKFLIYAGNDYQGPGGLLDYIDKEIIPDFLGGECMCEVPEGGLVPKSLYRTAEELENEDIKLWTETIYQSASVFKGAPHEVLIQIVDASSVITWDFDVCKGDIVFNIFHSKRAPQPPKKDSLGAHSITSPGGNNVQLIDKVWQLGRDYSMVESPLICKEGESVQGSHVTRWPGFYILQWKFHSMPACATTNLPRVDDVLASLQVSSHKCKVMYYTEVIGSEDFRGSMTSLESSHSGFSQLSAATTSSSQSHSSSMISR